The genomic stretch GTACAGGAGGACGAAGCAATACCACGACACATCACAAGGGCGGGGCTAGTGAGGAGACTCATAGCTGCCTGAGGTCTTAGTGGTTTGGTGTTTTCGGGGTGTACAGAAGTGTAACAGTGGGAGAGTCCAgtgagcatttttatttttcgttTTACCTCTTGCTGcttcctttttcttttctttctttcttcctcctcttcaccttcattctcttcctcctccaaacatAGATGACGGTGAAGAAAACCCTTTCAAACTTCCGGCGCACTCACCATGACAATTGGCAGGAGCACAAGCAGCAGTTCACCGATGACCAGCTCCTGGTGCTGACGGACCTGCTGGTCTCCCCCTGCTACTACGCCTAGCCCAGGTTTCCTCCGAGCAGCTGATAGTCAGATGTCCAGAGGTGTGGAATCTCAGGAGTTGCTGCTGACTTCCTGTTTCTTTCTGATCTTAGAGCATGGAGACAGTCTCTCACccatccagatttttttttttttttaatggaagaTGGTGGAACCAATGAAGTCAGAAGATTTCTTCAGTACTTAAGGGTTTCGGGCTGTTCTATGACTGACTGGGGTCACATTTGACCCCGCTGTGTGAACGAGAGAAGCTTAATAGCACCCAGCcaaaagggagggggggtgggggcggggttttttttttgtttaactatTTAGCACGTGTATACATTTCTAATATACTTAATATTTAAGGTAAACCGAAGCAGGATGGATTTGCCTGCAATTTGTAATATTattgtacagttttttttttttttttttttttttttttttgcatgggtGCAGAGTGATTGGAAACCTCACCTGTGGATTTCCCACATACCCCCTTTCAAAGACCTCAAAGACCCCCCAGCTCCATCACATGGCCCGTTCACCCTCATCGCTCCGTCCGAGTGAACATCACCTTTAGTCAGCCAGCTGGAGCCATTTACTGGCCGCAGATGCCATCGTagcaattttaattttttttttattttcacgcacacacacatacacatgcactctCATTTATTACTTCAAACGTGCACAGACAcatttgtgtgtttattttatatatataatatgtacaTATGTAGTAATGTGTGTATATTACATGTATATGGCATAAAGACACAGatgcatatttattttttgaagTGCTTTTTATTACACAATGATATTAATGATTTAAATTTGGTTGTCGTGGGCGTGCACGTGGCAAGCCtgacagagtgtgtgtgtgtgtgtgagcttgtgtgcgtgtgcctgcctCTCTGCTCTGGCCACAGTGTTGTGCTTCCTGCAGCACGTGACTGAAAGCACGGCCTTCACGTAGACTCCCACTCCTCTTCTCACCTGTCCCGTCGTCATCGTTGTCACTTCACTGAGAGAGGAGGGGAATCCTTATCAGATTCTTTattttggggggtgggagttaggtggggaggaggggtgggtaATCTTCACTGCAGTTTTGAATCCAGTTCAGTTTAGTACCTCACGAAGTGTGATACCTTACAGAGGTAACAGAGCCACTATAGTGTAGTGCCAAAGCTGGGATGGTTTTTAGATGTTATGTTTACTTATATTTAATGCGCCAATAAAAGGGTTGTTTGTAACAAAGTCTGAGGCCTCCTGTAGCATCTGTCGGTGTACTGAGGTTGGGTTTCTCTCTGGGATCAGGAAACTCAGGGAAGCGTCTCGTCTCTTCTTTCTTATTGTAATGTGTAACCTCAGAGTTAGCGTTCATATTCTTTCTTTTAAACGTTAGGTAAATGCAAATTTTACAGGTAACTCAGTTCGGCAGTGTAATACTTTGAATGTTGAGGCTTCCTCTATCTGTTAAGTGCTGATATAATCAAATGGTTTACAGATTTAGCCAACAAAAGTACGTCAAGAAAGCACCTAATATTGGTAATTTCAGAACTATCCAAACCTGAGGTATtaggcctcccccccccaggtgctGACTGGGGTATGCATTGAGccggggacagagagagagagggagagagagcactGCAAAAACGCTCTCCTCTCCTGTTCCCATGGTGATCTGCTGCTCTTCAGCCTCTTGGTTCAGTCCGAAATTCATGACCTGAATCCCAATCTCtaagctgtttcctggaatcAAAGTCCCTGTGGAATGTTCATCTTTTAATGACTTCCAGACAAAATTAAAGCTTTTATTTCTGCACTTTTACGTGTAGTTTGTTTATTCATAAGTATCATAGTTATGACATTGTCATTTTTTCCACAAGACGTATCCTCTACTCCGTGATCTGTGATTACATTCTCCCTGCCAAAGACTGATGAAGTGCATCGCCTATACAGTCAAATCTTGCCGGCTTTGTTGAAGATCAAATTGGAGAGAAGAGGAAGGGGGCAGCAGAGCTCATGCGCCCTTGGCAAATAAGAACTGGGACATCTGTCCATCAGAGTGAATTACTTTGGTCAGGTTCACTGGGGTCCTGGAGCCTAAGTCACATTTTCCTTATAGATCTTTCAAGCATGGTTAATATCTATATACCCTTCAAGTCTGAAGACAAGAGGTTTAAAATCTTAAAAGGAGAACAATTGTCTTTCCTACACTTGTTGCTTGAGAATATGAATAGGAAATGAGTGAATTGGAACATACAGTAGATACACATATAGCAAGCCAAGCCCCAGGCCCCCTCCAGCtgtcatttttttccctgtttccAGGGTAACCTGCTTTCCCCCTTCTCATTGCTGCACTTTTCATTCTGAGAGCTAGTCTGACCAAGCAAGGACCGGAATAGACAAGAGAGTGTACATAACTTGTGTTATTCCTGTCAGGTGGAGGTATAGAAAGACAccgggaaggagagagaggatgAGGGGGCGGGGTTACCTTAGTCTGTCCATCAGTTTTTATCTGATCGAattgtatttactctttgttTCATCCTTACTTTTCCACCTAGCATACTATATTAGATAAACCCGCAATAATATAGTCATGGTATTGTTTTCATACATGCGCAGGCTATTAGAAAACAGCAGAAAGCAACCATCGCTGCAGCGTTAAACTCCCCAAATATGAGCTTGTTTGCTTGTGTATTGACCCGAGagacaacccccaccccctcctctctgcctccatctcctgtaccccccaccctcacccatTTCTGATTTCTACATCTTTTCTCAGGCATCCGCACACGCTTCGTCCTCCTCGCTCGGCTTTTCGGGGTGTACGGATGAGGCGGAGGCTGACTCCGGGCTCAGTCTGTTACAGCAAACGGATACAGCGGCTGCCGTCCTCCGCATGAGAGATGAGGGTGGGGGGACGACAGGCGATTGAAATAGGCTACATCACTGCACgataaaaaagaaacatttcacATTGTATGCGTCTCTGTTCTGTAAAATGGCTCATTTCGAGGTCTTAATGGTAAGTACATTTATTACTAATGAATATTATAGTTTAGTCTGTTACATAAAATCTTTCACTATGATTAAATATTGTTctcgttttattattatttcgtaCTAGCCTACTGCTAATAATAAGCATCAGAATCATAGTAATACAAATGGTTCAAATTATGTGCCGCAATAATTCTTAGCGCACGTGGTAATGAATTAATATTTGCCACATTGTGTTACGGTAATATTCCTTTCTACTCGCGTTTAATTTAATCAGTTGGTAATGCAAACAGGACAGTAGTAAATTAGTGCGTACCGGTATCTGTTTGcttgaattttttttcttttgcactttcctTCACACCACCATAACATGAACTCATAAAGACCGATTACATAACCATAGGTAGGTAGACACCCATGCGTGCACGGTATCGTCGTAACACCATACCTATAATTCTCTATGGTATTGCACGTCTGGTAAACGCCAAATGGTATGGCcagtggatttatttattttgtaaaacagTTGAATTATGTGACTGTGATCTCAGAAATGATCAGAATCCAGTCCAAACAACCTTTAAAGGTAGAATTTGTGACTCTTGCCTGAAGAATCCGttggcctgggggagggggggttatttTGTGCCCCATCTTACTTGTGTCATCATGAACACCCAAACACATACATTGCCCTCATGAACAACTAATTAGTGCTAATTAATACATTTGTGATTGCTTCTAATTGTGTATGGTGATGCAGTCATCGGGCTGCTCTAAGGAGATGGTTGTAATCTCTGATATGGTGTTTGTGTTCCTGCTGTCTTCCAGACCTTCTTGCGCATATCAAACTGGTGTTTGCTGTGGACTCGAAAAAGCCAGAGCAGACCTTGGTGACCTTGGGAAGTATCAATCCAGCGCATACATGGGAATTTCAATGTTACTCTGACACACAGAGGCCACCCTGTACGATGAACACCACCAAGCTACCCTCTGAGCTGGCAAGCATCGTGCAGCCGGAGGTGCACAACAGCAGCTTTGGCCCTGTGCCGTCCCCTAAGTGGGCCCTAATCCACACAGCCACGCTAGTGTCCTGCtccctcctcctcatcctcatctTCTGTCTGGGCTCCTACGGGAACCTCGTGGTGTTTCTCTCCTTCTTCGACCCTGCCTTCCGCAAGTTTCGCACCAACTTCGACTTCATGATCCTCAACCTGTCCTTTTGTGACCTGTTTGTCTGCTGTGTCACGACACCCATGTTTGCCCTGGTGCTCTTCCTGGACGCTGGGGGCGGGGCCAGTGGTGTCTCCAAGGAGTTCTGCTTTGCTTTCCACCTGACCAGCTCGGGCTTCATCATCATGTCGCTGAAGACCGTGGCAGTAATTGCCCTCCACCGGCTCCGCATGGTCCTGGGCCAGCAGCCCAACCGCACAGCCTCGCTGCCCTGCACTCTGGCCCTAACTGGTCTGCTGTGGGCAGCCAGCTTCGCTTTGGCCACGCTTGTCACCCTGCGAGCCCACCCCTGGATGTCCAGACCCTGCCTACCCCGACTCGGCCTGGTTGGGGGTGAGGGCCGAGCTACGCTCTGCCTGTACCTGGCTGATTTCATCTTCTGTGTGGGCATCGTCTCGCTCTCCTACGTGATGATTGCCCGGGCGCTGCGGAGGAATGCGCAGGTCCGCAAGTGCCCTGTGATCACTGTGGATGCCACCCGCCCTCCCCCCATCATTGCCACGGGCTTTGAGGGCATGCAGTGCGCCGTTCCCGTACCCGCCCTGTACCGAAATCAGGCCTATAACAAGCTGCAGCATATCCAGACGCACCCCTACACCCGGAGGGGCCCCCAGGCCCAGGCTGGGGCTCCCGGAAACCCCTGCTGCCAGTTGGCTTCCTCCGTCAACTTGGCCACGGCTAAGGACTCGCGGGCGGTGGCCACCTGCGTGGTGATCGTCTTCTccctgctcttctgctgcctccCCATGGCCATCTCGCTGGCACGTGACGTACTGGCACCAGGAGGTGGTTTTGCACTCTACCAGTTCCAGCTGTGCGGCTTCACCCTCGTCTTCCTCAAGTCAGGCATCAACCCCTTTGTGTACTCACGCAACAGCGCTGGGCTGCGCCGCCGTGGGCTCTGGTGCCTTCAGTGCGTGGCGCTGGGCGTGCCCTGCTGTGGCCGTAAGACCCGGTTGCGCGCCGTTGGCAAAGGCAGCCTGGAGGCAAACCGCAACAAGTCCTCGCACCACGAGACCAACTCGGCCTATGTGCTCTCGCCCAAGCCACGGCGGCGTCTGGTGGACCAGGCCTGCGGGCCCAGCTGTGCTCGTGAGAGTGCGCCCAGTCCCCGGGCCACCACAGTGCGCCAGACCCGACCACCAAGCAGCTCCACGCCCATCAACACGCGGATCGAGCCCTACTACAGCATTTACAACAGCAGCCCTTCGGAGGGGCCGAGCTCGCCAAACAGCCTGCTGCCTGTCAACTCTGCCTTTGGTTTTGCCAAATCCTATGTTGCCATGCACTACCACACCCACCAGGAGGCGCTGCAGGACTTCGAGAGCACTTCTGTCCGCCAGATCCCCATGCCCTCTGTTTGACTGATCTGTGGGGTCATTCTGATGTGGAGGGGAAGTGGATTAAGGTGGGGAAAAGAATGAGAGACTACAAATGGCATATTCCTCAAAAGAGACACGTTTGCTGGGTGCTCTGTACGATTTTAACACGAAAGTAACTATTAACAAAACTAATAATAACTATTCATTGTTCAGTTTCACAGGCTCCTTGATGAGGAAGTGCAGAAAGCCATCAAACTTGTTCAAAGAAAAGACAACGAAACCGGCAGATATTAAATTCCCAAAGCAACACCTTTTCATTACACAGAAGGGCAGAACTCTATTTTTAGACTGATCTTACATTTTTCAGTGTGACTTTGAGATTGTCTTTTTTCTCATGAAAGATACTGTATTTGTGAGAGTCTCATACGTTTTATAAGGTATTAAATGTATTTCAAGTGCAATTCGTTTTGGCTCTCAATCTCCCTTTTTACACTGTTTTAAATGTCAAAGAATTCTGTGAAAAGATTGCATTGAATGTTACAAATAAGGTGAATGTGTTGTTCACAACACATCTGTATTTTTGAAGGTCAATAACCCAAAAACTAAGATTAAGGCCatttaggatggatggatgctgggcAAGGAAATGAACTGAACTTGAAAGTTATTCAAAATGTGTCTGGCGCCCCCTGGTGTACTTTTCAAAACCTGCTGATCCACAGTTGTAAGCCCTGGATACTTCGACATAATTCAAATGGTTCATAACAGTAGTTCTCCAGTTT from Brienomyrus brachyistius isolate T26 chromosome 3, BBRACH_0.4, whole genome shotgun sequence encodes the following:
- the gpr75 gene encoding probable G-protein coupled receptor 75; this encodes MNTTKLPSELASIVQPEVHNSSFGPVPSPKWALIHTATLVSCSLLLILIFCLGSYGNLVVFLSFFDPAFRKFRTNFDFMILNLSFCDLFVCCVTTPMFALVLFLDAGGGASGVSKEFCFAFHLTSSGFIIMSLKTVAVIALHRLRMVLGQQPNRTASLPCTLALTGLLWAASFALATLVTLRAHPWMSRPCLPRLGLVGGEGRATLCLYLADFIFCVGIVSLSYVMIARALRRNAQVRKCPVITVDATRPPPIIATGFEGMQCAVPVPALYRNQAYNKLQHIQTHPYTRRGPQAQAGAPGNPCCQLASSVNLATAKDSRAVATCVVIVFSLLFCCLPMAISLARDVLAPGGGFALYQFQLCGFTLVFLKSGINPFVYSRNSAGLRRRGLWCLQCVALGVPCCGRKTRLRAVGKGSLEANRNKSSHHETNSAYVLSPKPRRRLVDQACGPSCARESAPSPRATTVRQTRPPSSSTPINTRIEPYYSIYNSSPSEGPSSPNSLLPVNSAFGFAKSYVAMHYHTHQEALQDFESTSVRQIPMPSV